The genomic stretch GGGAGAGGCCTCACGCTCCTCGAAGGTAATCGCCCCTCTGGGACACTCGCCTATGCAGTCTCCCAGGCCGTCGCAGTAGCTCTCGCTGACCAGTTCGGCCTTGCCGTCGATCATCCTTATGGCTCCCTCGTGGCAAGCCTCGACGCAAAGCCCGCAGCCGTCGCACTTATCCTTGTCTATGGTTATTATCCTGCGCATTATCTTGGCTTCCATCTATCCAACCCCTCCCGGACGTTTCGTCTTCAAATCCAACCAGGTCCCCCAGGCTCCTGGATTTCAGGTGATCGGTGAATTCCTCGTAGACCCTGTCGGGGAAGTCCCCGAACATACATTCCCTGAATGGACATCTGCTGAGCCCCAAAACGCAACTTTTAGGCCTTAGATCCCCCTCTATGGCACGATAGACGGCGTATAGCGGTATTTCCGAAGGTTTCTTCAACAGCTCGAACCCTCCGGCGGGACCTCGAACAGACTCAACCAAACCGGCTCTCACCAGCCTCTGAAAAACCTTTGCCATATGGGCTTCGGACGCCTCGACCGCCTCGGCCATCTCCCTTACCCTCATGCGCTTTCCCGCCAGAGCGAGGATCCCCATCCCATGAAGGGCAAGGGAGACCGCCTCCGAAACCTGAAAGATGCCGCTCATCCCATCTCCTCCCACTATTTCGGAAAAAGAATACCTGAATACCCGAATATCCGCAAGGGAAGATACCCGCGTAAAAAAGCATGGATATCCGTCCAGTCAAAAGACAAGCGGGAGGATATTAAATCCTCCCGCTCTATAAAGGTCAGTGACAACCGCAATCTCCACCACCGCCGCCGCTACCTCCGCCTTCACCGCCGCCCCCTCCTGTATCGGTGGGCTCGTGATAGGTCGGCTTGGCGCCTAGATGTTCTAGGAAATCCTTTCTCTTGTCTTCATCCAGATAACCGGCGAGTTCCTCAGGGGTCATATGACCTATATCGGTTGTCCCGATAATCTCGTTGCCCGTGACGCCTATGACGTTCACCACGACCTCGGGACCGCTCCCGGAGGTAACTATGCCTATGACGGCAGTCCCCTGGT from Dethiosulfovibrio russensis encodes the following:
- a CDS encoding RrF2 family transcriptional regulator — its product is MSGIFQVSEAVSLALHGMGILALAGKRMRVREMAEAVEASEAHMAKVFQRLVRAGLVESVRGPAGGFELLKKPSEIPLYAVYRAIEGDLRPKSCVLGLSRCPFRECMFGDFPDRVYEEFTDHLKSRSLGDLVGFEDETSGRGWIDGSQDNAQDNNHRQG